In Deinococcus sp. HSC-46F16, the following are encoded in one genomic region:
- a CDS encoding aminodeoxychorismate/anthranilate synthase component II, whose protein sequence is MTSNPPLSVLLIDNYDSFTYNLVQFLGELGCEVTVWRNDAFTLEDVRTLDPDAIVVSPGPCTPREAGQSVAVIRELGPQFPTLGVCLGHQSIGEAFGARVTRARRPVHGKTSPVRHEGTGLFAGLPEEVPVTRYHSLVVRDLPAELVPVAWTTDPEEEVLMALRHRDYPVYGVQFHPESVATEGGMALLANFLTLVRGHRAGTEVGA, encoded by the coding sequence ATGACATCCAATCCCCCTCTGTCTGTCCTGCTCATCGACAACTACGACTCCTTCACCTACAACCTCGTCCAGTTCCTCGGGGAGCTGGGGTGCGAGGTCACCGTCTGGCGCAACGACGCCTTCACGCTGGAGGACGTGCGCACCCTCGACCCCGACGCCATCGTCGTGTCGCCCGGTCCCTGCACTCCGCGTGAGGCGGGGCAGAGCGTGGCGGTAATCCGCGAGCTGGGGCCGCAGTTCCCCACGCTGGGGGTCTGCCTGGGGCACCAGAGCATCGGGGAGGCGTTCGGGGCGCGGGTCACGCGGGCGCGGCGGCCCGTGCACGGCAAGACCAGCCCGGTGCGGCATGAGGGCACGGGCCTCTTCGCGGGGCTGCCGGAGGAGGTGCCCGTTACCCGCTACCATTCGCTGGTGGTCCGTGACCTGCCCGCCGAACTCGTGCCCGTTGCCTGGACGACCGACCCCGAAGAGGAAGTGCTGATGGCCCTGCGTCACCGCGACTACCCGGTCTACGGGGTGCAGTTCCACCCCGAATCCGTCGCCACCGAGGGCGGGATGGCCCTGCTCGCCAACTTCCTGACGCTGGTGCGGGGGCACCGGGCGGGGACGGAGGTGGGCGCATGA
- the trpE gene encoding anthranilate synthase component I, producing the protein MTQTHSKPLAVAVQELNADLDTPVTAYLKAARGEAVSFLLESVEAGERLGRYSFIGVGEVGRFTYRDGRVTSSGVFGDFGGPEADPLARLYAAATRPAPLPEGLPAFIGGAVGYAAYDVVRAYERLPDSNPDELNVPDALFVAPRGMVIFDHLRHRLTVVATAEAQEEADAVVADLAARLRGPLPDVPGRDPAPAPSFTSNFTPEGFMAAVERALEYIRAGDIFQVVPSQRFSAELGELHPFALYRALRRVNPSPYLGYLALGDVTLVASSPESLLRSDGHALVTRPIAGTRRRGVTPEQDELLAAELLGDEKERAEHLMLVDLGRNDLGRVSRYGTVRVQDAFTVERYSHVMHIVSTVTGELASGQTPLHALASVLPMGTVSGAPKIRAMEIIDELEPVRRGPYGGAFGYIALDGSLDMALTLRTMVIAGGRVHIQAGAGVVADSDPASEEAETRGKAAALMRAVELAAGGL; encoded by the coding sequence ATGACTCAGACGCACTCAAAACCCCTCGCCGTCGCCGTGCAGGAACTCAATGCCGACCTCGACACGCCCGTCACGGCCTACCTCAAGGCCGCGCGGGGGGAGGCGGTCAGCTTCCTGCTGGAGAGCGTGGAGGCGGGCGAGCGGCTGGGCCGCTACTCGTTTATCGGGGTGGGGGAGGTCGGGCGCTTCACGTACCGGGACGGGCGGGTGACGAGTTCGGGCGTGTTTGGCGACTTCGGCGGCCCCGAGGCCGACCCCCTCGCCCGGCTGTACGCGGCGGCGACCCGGCCCGCACCGCTGCCAGAGGGTTTGCCCGCCTTTATCGGCGGTGCAGTGGGCTACGCGGCCTACGACGTGGTGCGGGCCTACGAGCGCCTGCCGGACAGCAACCCCGACGAGCTGAACGTGCCCGACGCCCTCTTCGTGGCGCCGCGCGGCATGGTGATCTTCGACCACCTGCGTCACCGCCTGACGGTGGTGGCGACGGCCGAGGCGCAGGAGGAGGCCGACGCCGTGGTGGCCGACCTCGCTGCCCGGCTGCGCGGTCCCCTCCCCGACGTGCCCGGCCGGGACCCGGCCCCCGCGCCCTCCTTCACCAGCAACTTCACCCCGGAAGGCTTCATGGCCGCCGTGGAGCGGGCGCTGGAGTACATCCGCGCCGGGGACATCTTTCAGGTCGTGCCCTCGCAGCGGTTCAGCGCGGAGCTGGGCGAGCTGCATCCCTTCGCCCTCTACCGTGCCCTGCGGCGGGTCAATCCCAGCCCCTACCTCGGTTACCTCGCGCTGGGGGACGTAACGCTCGTCGCCTCCAGCCCGGAGAGCCTGCTGCGTTCGGACGGCCACGCGCTCGTCACCCGGCCCATCGCCGGAACACGGCGGCGCGGGGTCACGCCGGAGCAGGACGAGCTTCTCGCCGCTGAACTCCTCGGGGACGAGAAGGAGCGGGCCGAGCACCTGATGCTGGTGGACCTTGGGCGCAACGACCTCGGGCGGGTCAGCCGTTACGGGACCGTGCGGGTGCAGGACGCCTTTACGGTCGAGCGCTACAGCCACGTCATGCACATCGTCTCCACCGTGACGGGCGAACTGGCGTCGGGGCAGACGCCGCTGCACGCCCTGGCCTCCGTGCTGCCGATGGGCACCGTGTCGGGCGCTCCCAAGATTCGCGCGATGGAGATTATCGACGAACTCGAACCCGTGCGGCGGGGACCGTATGGCGGCGCCTTCGGCTATATCGCCCTCGATGGCAGCCTCGACATGGCCCTCACCCTGCGGACGATGGTGATCGCGGGGGGCCGGGTGCACATCCAGGCTGGGGCCGGGGTGGTGGCCGACAGCGACCCCGCGAGCGAGGAGGCCGAGACGCGGGGCAAGGCGGCGGCGCTGATGCGGGCGGTGGAGCTGGCGGCGGGGGGGCTATGA
- a CDS encoding class I SAM-dependent methyltransferase, which yields MPDRPQPELPPEAFRRVDEMPDERFYAQPRFVTHIDDAAIAAVTQLYREYFPPGGHILDLMSSWVSHLPPEVKYAGVTGLGLNRAELERNPRLTRRVVQNLNTDPQLPFETASFDGCGICVSIDYLTDPVTVLREVGRVLKPGASIVITFSNRCFPTKAVAIWHALDDAGHVALVRELLRMAGNFGEIVGLDRSPRPGRSDPLYAVVGRAAHAGG from the coding sequence ATGCCCGACCGCCCCCAACCCGAGCTGCCGCCCGAAGCCTTTCGCCGGGTGGACGAGATGCCCGACGAGCGCTTCTACGCCCAGCCCCGATTTGTCACCCATATCGACGACGCGGCGATTGCCGCCGTCACCCAGCTTTACCGCGAATACTTCCCGCCCGGCGGTCACATCCTCGACCTGATGAGTTCATGGGTGAGCCACCTCCCGCCCGAGGTCAAGTACGCGGGCGTGACCGGGCTGGGCCTCAACCGGGCCGAGCTGGAGCGCAACCCCCGGCTGACGCGGCGGGTGGTGCAGAACCTCAACACCGATCCCCAGCTCCCCTTCGAGACGGCGAGCTTCGACGGCTGCGGGATTTGCGTTTCGATCGACTACCTCACCGACCCCGTCACCGTGCTGCGCGAGGTCGGGCGGGTGCTGAAGCCGGGGGCATCCATCGTCATCACCTTTTCCAACCGCTGCTTTCCGACCAAGGCCGTCGCCATCTGGCACGCCCTGGACGACGCGGGGCACGTCGCGCTGGTGCGGGAACTGCTGCGGATGGCGGGCAACTTCGGGGAGATCGTGGGTCTGGACCGCAGCCCCCGGCCGGGGCGCTCGGACCCGCTGTACGCGGTGGTGGGGCGGGCCGCACACGCGGGGGGTTAG
- a CDS encoding PepSY-associated TM helix domain-containing protein: MSLTPRPEAAPARPAPRPRSAKARVGVWARTLHTYTSMISLLAVLFFAVTGVTLNHPDWAFGNAETRREVTGTLPAGWIQAGEVNWLTVAEELRARHGLRGRAGDTRVDGGEASLSFKAPGYGADAFIDTATGRYTLTVDAQGAVAVLNDLHRGRDSGRAWAWLIDLSGVLLALVAVTGLVILLYLKKTRGKALAVMLGGTLLTGLLMWRAMG, from the coding sequence GTGTCTCTTACGCCAAGGCCTGAGGCCGCCCCCGCCCGCCCCGCCCCGCGTCCGCGCTCGGCCAAGGCCCGCGTGGGTGTCTGGGCACGCACCCTGCACACCTACACCTCCATGATCAGCCTGCTCGCGGTGCTGTTTTTCGCAGTCACCGGGGTCACCCTCAACCACCCCGACTGGGCCTTCGGGAACGCCGAGACGCGCCGCGAGGTCACGGGCACCCTCCCGGCGGGCTGGATTCAGGCCGGAGAGGTGAATTGGCTCACCGTCGCGGAGGAACTGCGGGCACGCCACGGCCTGCGCGGCCGGGCGGGCGACACGCGGGTGGACGGCGGGGAGGCCAGCCTTAGCTTCAAGGCCCCCGGCTACGGGGCCGACGCCTTTATCGACACGGCGACCGGCCGGTACACGCTGACGGTGGACGCGCAGGGGGCGGTCGCCGTGCTCAACGACCTGCACCGGGGCCGCGACTCCGGACGGGCGTGGGCGTGGCTGATCGACCTGAGCGGCGTCCTGCTGGCGCTGGTGGCCGTGACCGGGCTGGTGATCCTGCTCTACCTCAAAAAGACGCGCGGCAAGGCCCTCGCGGTGATGCTGGGCGGCACCCTGCTCACCGGGCTGCTGATGTGGCGGGCGATGGGCTAA
- a CDS encoding DUF2271 domain-containing protein, protein MSTLPPDPTPADTRRSFLGKLAAAGAVLTLGRFFPAGAAAAAPAWVKGMALDITFSVATEEGGRVKRPYVAVWIEDSAGKPVRTLTLWAQTTGRGPRWIPDLRRWYRGNADLLDTVSSATRNPGTYAVAWDGKTDRGAAAPRGDYYVCIESAREHGPYSLVRGKVTLGASAFRKDLGTDGDIGAARVSYAKA, encoded by the coding sequence ATGTCCACCCTGCCCCCTGACCCCACTCCCGCCGACACCCGCCGCTCGTTTCTGGGCAAGCTCGCCGCTGCGGGCGCAGTGTTGACCCTGGGCCGCTTCTTTCCGGCAGGGGCAGCGGCTGCGGCGCCGGCCTGGGTCAAGGGCATGGCCCTCGACATCACCTTCAGCGTGGCGACGGAGGAGGGCGGGCGGGTCAAGCGGCCCTACGTGGCCGTGTGGATCGAGGACTCCGCGGGCAAGCCCGTGCGGACGCTGACCCTGTGGGCGCAGACGACCGGGCGCGGGCCGCGCTGGATTCCCGACCTGCGGCGCTGGTACCGGGGCAACGCGGACCTGCTGGACACCGTGAGCAGCGCCACCCGCAACCCCGGCACCTACGCGGTCGCCTGGGACGGCAAGACCGACCGGGGCGCGGCGGCCCCGCGCGGCGACTACTACGTGTGCATCGAGTCTGCCCGCGAGCACGGCCCCTACAGCCTGGTGCGGGGGAAGGTCACCCTGGGCGCGAGTGCGTTCCGGAAAGACCTGGGCACCGACGGCGACATCGGGGCGGCGCGTGTCTCTTACGCCAAGGCCTGA
- a CDS encoding FAD:protein FMN transferase produces the protein MFRRPYRLRSVYERMLGTELELQIVAGTRPQAEAAERAALDEVDRLAGVLNRFDPASEFSRWAATEEHPLPLSPELRHVLVQADLWRERSGGAFHPGADALGALWAEAAARDQRPDPQALADVAAALRSPLWTLHPDGTATRHGTLPVGLNALAKGFVVDRAAEAAFRAPGVRAALVNVGGDLRTLGGRGLRVAVADPFTPRDDAPPLAWVRVRDGALATSGGAHRGYRIGPAWYSHLLDPRSGQPVSAVPGVTVTAPSCLTADALATALSVLDVGRGLALADATPGAAALVVTREGKRHASGRWGKG, from the coding sequence ATGTTCCGGCGGCCCTACCGCCTGCGCAGCGTCTACGAACGGATGCTGGGCACCGAACTCGAACTCCAGATCGTCGCGGGCACCCGCCCCCAGGCCGAGGCCGCCGAACGCGCCGCGCTGGACGAGGTGGACCGGCTCGCGGGGGTGCTCAACCGCTTCGACCCGGCAAGCGAGTTCTCGCGCTGGGCGGCGACCGAGGAGCACCCCCTCCCCCTCAGCCCGGAGCTGCGGCACGTGCTGGTGCAGGCCGACCTCTGGCGGGAGCGGTCGGGCGGGGCCTTTCATCCCGGCGCGGACGCCCTGGGGGCGCTGTGGGCGGAGGCGGCGGCGCGGGACCAGCGGCCCGACCCGCAGGCCCTGGCAGATGTGGCCGCCGCCCTGCGCTCGCCCCTCTGGACCCTGCACCCGGACGGCACGGCGACCCGGCACGGCACCCTGCCCGTTGGGCTGAATGCGCTCGCCAAGGGCTTTGTCGTGGACCGGGCGGCGGAGGCGGCCTTCCGTGCTCCGGGCGTGCGGGCGGCGCTCGTCAACGTGGGCGGTGACCTGCGGACCCTGGGGGGGCGGGGACTCCGGGTGGCGGTGGCCGACCCCTTCACCCCCCGCGACGACGCGCCGCCGCTGGCCTGGGTGCGGGTGCGGGACGGGGCGCTCGCCACCAGTGGGGGGGCGCACCGGGGCTACCGCATCGGCCCGGCGTGGTACTCACACCTGCTCGACCCCCGCAGCGGCCAGCCCGTATCGGCGGTGCCCGGCGTGACCGTCACCGCCCCCAGTTGCCTGACCGCCGACGCCCTCGCCACCGCCCTGAGCGTGCTGGACGTGGGCAGGGGCCTTGCCCTCGCGGACGCCACGCCGGGCGCCGCCGCCCTGGTGGTGACGCGGGAGGGAAAGCGGCACGCGAGCGGGCGGTGGGGGAAGGGGTGA
- a CDS encoding 1,4-alpha-glucan branching enzyme, with translation MSAPRLPLPLDHEHLQKLVTADLVRPDHLLGAHPVREGGVDGVRFAVWAPNAGHVSVVGDFNGWNGFDHPMGRLDFGFWGVFVPGASAGQRYKFRITGADGRTVDKSDPYGQHMELRPNTASVIWQPAFEWTDGDWMAARGVDYDRPVSIYEAHVGSWARRDDGSFLNYRELAHRLADYVTWLGYTHVELLGVMEHPFDGSWGYQVTGYYAPTSRLGTPDDFAYLVNHLHERGVGVLLDWVPGHFPTDESGLAHFDGAALYEYADPRKGFHHDWNTYIFDYGRNEVVMFLIGSALKWLQDFHVDGLRVDAVASMLYLDFSRTEWVPNIHGGRENLEAVAFLKRLNEVVHHMAPGAVMVAEESTSFPGVTAPAPFGLGFDYKWAMGWMNDSLFYFEQDPLWRKHHHHKLTFFNAYRTSEKFILAISHDEVVHLKKSLVMKMPGDWYAQRAGYRAFLALMWTTPGKKLLFMGQEFAQPTEWNHDMSLPWHLAEHPDHRGVLELVRRLNGLYRERSDLHAGDMLDEGMLWVSADDTEASVYAFVRRDPQGGAWSLVVANLTPVYREGYAVGVPQGGEYRVVLSTDDGEFGGFGTQQPDLTAHGEGWHGQTHHLRLNLPPLSVLVLEPV, from the coding sequence ATGAGTGCTCCCCGCCTGCCCCTTCCCCTCGACCACGAGCACCTGCAAAAGCTGGTCACCGCCGACCTCGTGCGGCCCGACCACCTGCTGGGGGCGCACCCGGTGCGGGAGGGCGGCGTGGACGGGGTGCGTTTCGCGGTCTGGGCGCCGAATGCCGGGCACGTCAGCGTGGTGGGCGACTTCAATGGCTGGAACGGCTTCGACCACCCCATGGGGCGCCTCGACTTCGGCTTCTGGGGCGTGTTTGTGCCGGGGGCCTCGGCGGGGCAGCGGTACAAGTTCCGGATCACGGGGGCGGACGGGCGCACGGTGGACAAGTCCGACCCCTACGGGCAGCACATGGAGTTGCGGCCGAATACGGCCAGCGTGATCTGGCAGCCCGCCTTCGAGTGGACCGACGGCGACTGGATGGCGGCGCGGGGCGTGGACTACGACCGTCCGGTCAGCATCTACGAGGCCCACGTCGGCTCGTGGGCGCGGCGGGACGACGGCAGCTTCCTGAACTACCGCGAGCTGGCGCACCGGCTGGCCGACTACGTGACGTGGCTGGGGTACACCCACGTCGAGCTGCTGGGCGTCATGGAGCATCCCTTCGACGGGTCGTGGGGCTATCAGGTCACCGGCTACTACGCCCCGACCAGCCGCCTGGGCACCCCCGACGACTTCGCCTACCTCGTCAACCATCTGCATGAACGCGGCGTCGGCGTCCTGCTGGACTGGGTGCCCGGCCATTTCCCCACCGACGAGTCGGGCCTCGCCCACTTCGATGGGGCGGCGCTGTACGAGTACGCCGACCCCCGCAAGGGCTTTCACCACGACTGGAACACCTACATCTTCGACTACGGCCGCAACGAGGTCGTGATGTTCCTGATCGGCTCGGCGCTCAAATGGCTCCAGGACTTCCACGTCGACGGCCTGCGGGTGGACGCGGTGGCCTCCATGCTGTACCTCGACTTCTCGCGCACCGAGTGGGTGCCCAACATCCACGGCGGGCGCGAGAATCTGGAGGCGGTCGCCTTTCTCAAGCGGCTGAACGAGGTCGTGCACCACATGGCCCCGGGCGCCGTGATGGTCGCGGAGGAGAGCACCTCCTTTCCCGGCGTGACGGCCCCCGCGCCCTTCGGCCTGGGCTTCGACTACAAGTGGGCGATGGGCTGGATGAACGACAGCCTCTTCTACTTCGAGCAGGACCCGCTGTGGCGCAAGCACCACCACCACAAGCTGACCTTCTTCAACGCGTACCGCACCTCCGAGAAGTTCATCCTGGCGATCAGCCACGACGAGGTGGTGCACCTCAAGAAATCGCTCGTCATGAAGATGCCCGGCGACTGGTACGCGCAGCGGGCGGGCTACCGGGCCTTCCTGGCGCTGATGTGGACCACGCCCGGCAAGAAGCTGCTGTTCATGGGGCAGGAGTTCGCGCAGCCCACCGAGTGGAACCATGATATGAGCCTGCCCTGGCACCTCGCCGAGCACCCGGATCACCGGGGCGTGTTGGAGCTGGTGCGGCGGCTCAATGGCCTCTACCGCGAGCGGTCCGACCTGCACGCCGGGGACATGCTCGACGAGGGGATGCTGTGGGTCAGTGCCGACGATACGGAGGCCAGCGTGTACGCCTTTGTCCGCCGCGACCCGCAGGGGGGAGCCTGGAGCCTCGTGGTCGCCAACCTCACCCCTGTCTACCGCGAAGGGTATGCGGTGGGTGTGCCCCAGGGCGGCGAGTACCGGGTGGTGCTCTCCACCGACGACGGCGAGTTCGGCGGCTTCGGCACCCAGCAGCCGGACCTCACGGCGCATGGGGAGGGCTGGCACGGGCAGACGCACCACCTACGGCTGAACCTGCCTCCCCTGAGTGTGCTGGTGCTGGAGCCGGTGTGA
- the hisH gene encoding imidazole glycerol phosphate synthase subunit HisH, translating to MSTPEVLLLDYGAGNVRSAARALERAGMQVQISDNPADVPHAPALVVPGQGHFRQVMEAFDRHGFHGPVTDAARGGVPLLGICVGMQMLLSGSEEAPGLPGLDLVPGTVRRFEAAPSQKVPQMGWNSLDKVGDSPLLRDLACPAYAYFVHSYYVPLDVEVDAGALTEYGVPFWSAFSAGNLHATQFHPEKSGAVGLAILERFRRYVLEGASSDQPPAASLS from the coding sequence GTGAGCACCCCCGAAGTCCTTCTCCTCGACTACGGCGCGGGCAATGTCCGCTCGGCCGCCCGCGCCCTGGAACGCGCCGGGATGCAGGTCCAGATCTCCGACAACCCCGCTGACGTGCCGCACGCGCCCGCGCTGGTGGTTCCCGGCCAGGGCCACTTCCGGCAGGTCATGGAGGCCTTCGACCGCCACGGCTTCCACGGCCCCGTGACCGACGCGGCGCGGGGCGGCGTGCCGCTGCTGGGCATCTGCGTGGGGATGCAGATGCTGCTCTCGGGGTCGGAGGAGGCCCCCGGCCTGCCGGGCCTCGACCTCGTGCCCGGCACCGTGCGCCGCTTCGAGGCCGCACCCAGTCAGAAGGTGCCGCAGATGGGCTGGAACAGCCTCGACAAGGTGGGCGACTCGCCGCTCTTGCGTGACCTCGCCTGCCCCGCCTACGCCTACTTCGTCCACTCGTACTACGTGCCCCTCGACGTGGAGGTGGACGCAGGCGCCCTCACCGAGTACGGGGTGCCCTTCTGGTCGGCCTTCAGCGCGGGCAATCTGCACGCCACCCAGTTCCACCCGGAGAAGAGCGGGGCGGTGGGGCTGGCGATTTTGGAACGGTTCCGGCGGTACGTGCTGGAAGGGGCTTCCAGCGACCAGCCGCCAGCGGCCAGCCTGTCCTGA
- the hisB gene encoding imidazoleglycerol-phosphate dehydratase HisB: MPADRTAAVTRTTGETDLTVRLDLDSPAYDAPATGHPFFDHMLDALARHSRLGLSVRGTGDLHVEPHHLIEDTGITLGQALTQALGDRRGIERYGSAFVPMDETLAHVVVDLSGRAHLAFEPETLDVWGTAGGMTHYHLREFLRGFCNHGGVTLHVRLLAGREAHHVIEAVMKALARALRDAVRVTSDDLASTKGVL, from the coding sequence ATGCCCGCCGACCGCACCGCTGCCGTGACCCGCACGACGGGGGAAACCGACCTCACGGTCCGGCTTGATCTCGACTCGCCTGCCTACGACGCCCCCGCGACCGGGCACCCCTTCTTCGACCACATGCTCGACGCGCTGGCCCGGCACTCGCGCCTGGGCCTGAGCGTGCGCGGCACGGGTGACCTGCACGTCGAGCCGCACCACCTGATCGAGGACACCGGGATCACGCTGGGGCAGGCGCTCACGCAGGCGCTGGGGGACCGCCGGGGCATCGAACGCTACGGGTCGGCCTTCGTGCCCATGGACGAGACGCTGGCTCACGTGGTGGTGGACCTCTCCGGGCGGGCGCACCTCGCCTTCGAGCCGGAGACGCTGGACGTGTGGGGCACGGCGGGCGGGATGACCCATTACCACCTGCGCGAGTTCCTGCGCGGCTTTTGTAATCACGGCGGGGTGACCCTGCATGTGCGCCTGCTCGCGGGCCGCGAGGCCCACCACGTCATCGAGGCGGTCATGAAGGCGCTGGCGCGGGCGCTGCGGGACGCGGTGCGGGTGACCTCCGACGACCTCGCCTCCACGAAAGGAGTCCTGTGA
- the ftsY gene encoding signal recognition particle-docking protein FtsY — protein sequence MSWLDRLRQGLSKTRQQINDTAGNLGTDLRETLTTRLDTVEDLEYALIAADVGRAATEEILSDIRASNKANLQDALMEALTLQLEPDLRRAQFRQLGFTPDARRTVVDPRGHVVMVVGVNGVGKTTTIAKLGEYYLGRGRSVMFAAGDTFRAAAGAQLGVWGERLGIPVVQGPEGGDPAAVAYDAAAARAARGTDLLFVDTAGRLHTKHNLMEELKKVRRVVDKADPGEPADVWLVLDAVTGQNGLAQAKKFHEATPLTGVIVTKLDGTAKGGILVPIVRELGVPIKFIGVGEGAHDLQPFDPQEFVRALFDVDVPRD from the coding sequence ATGAGTTGGCTAGACCGTCTGCGCCAGGGCCTGAGCAAGACCCGGCAGCAGATCAATGACACCGCCGGGAACCTCGGCACCGACCTCCGCGAGACCCTGACCACCCGCCTCGACACGGTCGAGGACCTCGAATACGCCCTGATCGCCGCCGACGTGGGCCGCGCGGCCACCGAGGAAATCCTCTCGGACATCCGCGCGAGCAATAAGGCCAACCTGCAAGACGCGCTGATGGAGGCGCTCACCCTGCAACTCGAACCCGACCTGCGCCGGGCGCAGTTCCGGCAGCTCGGCTTCACGCCCGACGCCCGCCGCACCGTCGTGGACCCGCGTGGGCACGTGGTCATGGTGGTGGGCGTCAATGGGGTGGGCAAGACCACCACCATCGCCAAGTTGGGCGAGTACTACCTCGGCCGGGGCCGCAGCGTGATGTTCGCCGCCGGGGACACCTTCCGCGCGGCGGCGGGAGCGCAGCTCGGCGTGTGGGGCGAGCGGTTGGGCATCCCGGTCGTGCAGGGGCCGGAGGGCGGGGACCCCGCCGCCGTCGCTTACGACGCCGCCGCCGCCCGCGCCGCGCGGGGCACCGACCTCTTGTTCGTGGACACCGCCGGGCGCCTGCACACCAAGCACAACCTGATGGAGGAGCTGAAAAAGGTCCGCCGCGTCGTGGACAAGGCCGACCCCGGTGAACCCGCCGACGTGTGGCTGGTGCTGGACGCCGTGACCGGGCAAAACGGGCTCGCGCAGGCCAAGAAGTTCCACGAGGCCACACCTCTCACCGGGGTGATCGTGACCAAGCTCGACGGCACGGCCAAGGGCGGCATCCTGGTCCCCATCGTCCGGGAACTCGGCGTGCCCATCAAGTTCATCGGGGTGGGGGAGGGGGCGCACGACCTCCAGCCCTTCGACCCGCAGGAGTTCGTGCGGGCACTGTTCGACGTGGACGTGCCGAGAGACTGA
- a CDS encoding glutaredoxin family protein encodes MSRLPPLTLYTRRGCHLCEQAEERLRLLDFAYTPVDVDSDPALRARYGDDVPVLSAGERVLLKGVLSRARLSELKLRLLRGAGADS; translated from the coding sequence ATGAGCCGCCTGCCTCCCCTGACCCTCTACACCCGCCGGGGCTGCCACCTGTGCGAGCAGGCCGAGGAGCGGCTGCGGCTGCTCGACTTCGCCTACACCCCGGTGGACGTGGACAGCGACCCCGCCCTGCGTGCCCGCTACGGCGACGACGTGCCCGTGCTCTCGGCCGGGGAGCGTGTGCTGCTCAAAGGCGTCTTGAGTCGCGCCCGGCTGAGCGAGCTGAAGCTGCGGCTGCTGCGGGGGGCTGGGGCAGACTCCTGA